Proteins encoded by one window of Nocardioides euryhalodurans:
- a CDS encoding ArsA-related P-loop ATPase: MPPSAADLSGVSLHVVTGKGGTGKTTVAAALALALASHGRSVLLCEVEGRQGIARMFDVDPLPYAERRIASGLTGPEGRPGSVHALHIDPESALLEYLAMYYRLGRAGKALDRFGVVEFATTLAPGVRDVLLTGKVYEAAKKNRRGKDVRSYDAVVLDAPPTGRIAQFLGVNSELAGLARVGPIKHQADLVMKLFRSRRTAIHLVTVLEEMPVQETADGIAELRAAGLPVGAVVVNMVRPQDLGADQLAAARAGTLDAAALEADLRSVGVTDDDGLVPGLLAEAQDHAVRRALEDAQREVVDGLDVPAYELPRLPGGVDLGGLYELAEDLKDGGLA; this comes from the coding sequence GTGCCCCCGTCCGCCGCCGACCTGTCCGGGGTCTCGCTCCACGTCGTGACCGGCAAGGGCGGAACCGGCAAGACCACCGTCGCCGCCGCGCTCGCGCTCGCCCTGGCCAGCCACGGCCGCAGCGTGCTGTTGTGCGAGGTGGAGGGCCGGCAGGGCATCGCCCGGATGTTCGACGTCGACCCGCTGCCGTACGCCGAGCGGCGCATCGCCTCCGGCCTGACCGGCCCCGAGGGGCGGCCCGGGAGCGTCCACGCGCTGCACATCGACCCGGAGTCGGCGCTGCTGGAGTACCTGGCGATGTACTACCGCCTGGGCCGCGCCGGGAAGGCGCTGGACCGCTTCGGCGTCGTCGAGTTCGCGACCACGCTCGCCCCCGGGGTGCGCGACGTGCTGCTGACGGGCAAGGTCTACGAGGCCGCGAAGAAGAACCGCCGCGGCAAGGACGTCCGCTCCTACGACGCGGTCGTGCTCGACGCCCCGCCCACCGGCCGGATCGCCCAGTTCCTCGGCGTCAACAGCGAGCTCGCCGGCCTGGCCCGCGTCGGCCCGATCAAGCACCAGGCCGACCTGGTGATGAAGCTCTTCCGGTCGCGCCGGACCGCGATCCACCTGGTGACCGTCCTGGAGGAGATGCCCGTCCAGGAGACGGCGGACGGCATCGCCGAGCTGCGCGCGGCAGGCCTCCCCGTGGGCGCGGTCGTGGTCAACATGGTCCGCCCGCAGGACCTCGGTGCCGACCAGCTCGCCGCCGCCCGTGCCGGCACCCTGGACGCGGCCGCGCTCGAGGCCGACCTGCGCTCCGTGGGGGTGACCGACGACGACGGCCTGGTCCCCGGGCTGCTCGCGGAGGCGCAGGACCACGCCGTCCGCCGTGCCCTGGAGGACGCCCAGCGGGAGGTGGTCGACGGCCTCGACGTGCCGGCGTACGAGCTCCCTCGGCTGCCCGGCGGGGTCGACCTCGGCGGGCTCTACGAGCTCGCCGAGGACCTCAAGGACGGGGGCCTGGCATGA
- a CDS encoding CoA transferase subunit A, which produces MDKVVASAAEAVADITDGSTLAVGGFGLCGIPSVLIDAVLDAGVTDLEAVSNNCGVDEWGLGRLLMAHRLRRMISSYVGENKEFARQYLSGELEVELTPQGTLAERMRAGGSGIPAFFTATGGGTQVAEGGIPWRYDSEGNVTVSSPAKETRLFGDREYVLEEAIVADFGLVRAWKGDRHGNLVYRQSAQNFNPLAAMCGRLTIAEVEHLVEPGEIDPAEVHTPGVFVQRVVALTPEQAADKKIEKRTVR; this is translated from the coding sequence GTGGACAAGGTCGTGGCCAGCGCCGCCGAGGCGGTCGCCGACATCACCGACGGGTCGACCCTCGCGGTCGGCGGCTTCGGGCTGTGCGGCATCCCCTCGGTGCTCATCGATGCCGTGCTCGACGCCGGCGTGACCGACCTCGAGGCGGTCTCCAACAACTGCGGGGTCGACGAGTGGGGCCTCGGCCGGTTGCTCATGGCCCACCGGCTGCGCCGGATGATCTCCTCCTACGTCGGGGAGAACAAGGAGTTCGCGCGCCAGTACCTCTCCGGCGAGCTCGAGGTCGAGCTCACCCCGCAGGGCACGCTCGCCGAGCGGATGCGGGCCGGCGGCTCCGGCATCCCGGCGTTCTTCACCGCGACCGGCGGCGGCACCCAGGTCGCCGAGGGCGGCATCCCGTGGCGCTACGACTCCGAGGGCAACGTCACCGTCTCCTCGCCGGCCAAGGAGACGCGGCTCTTCGGGGACCGCGAGTACGTCCTCGAGGAGGCGATCGTCGCCGACTTCGGCCTGGTGCGCGCCTGGAAGGGCGACCGGCACGGCAACCTCGTCTACCGGCAGTCCGCACAGAACTTCAACCCGCTCGCCGCCATGTGCGGCCGGCTCACCATCGCCGAGGTGGAGCACCTCGTCGAGCCCGGCGAGATCGACCCCGCCGAGGTGCACACGCCCGGCGTCTTCGTGCAGCGCGTGGTCGCGCTGACCCCCGAGCAGGCCGCGGACAAGAAGATCGAGAAGAGGACGGTGCGCTGA